Proteins encoded by one window of Primulina tabacum isolate GXHZ01 unplaced genomic scaffold, ASM2559414v2 Contig557, whole genome shotgun sequence:
- the LOC142534514 gene encoding la-related protein 1C-like gives MATASDSSASVQSVNSVIDRHSRLASPCSCSSISDQKHVLPSEIFLNQLIAPPASFLAEDGQAEGSENVGVTKKCVWNNPANGVAPQVGALMGTASWPDFSKSARASTKASSSSTDSLEELSHEPIILSQGTSVDSWSSQEVATNSASNHESPIRQCSPELGGDRTSHRNITANGSFSQAPNSHSSVVEASPFKPVKSSISSGVSPRDNTRWDVGQRGGSHSGHEPHHPRGPFRRNNSGPQLQGNGSSNHGHGSKRYQERWIDDWSYNHQSFGSRVNLAPQQSVASRPFIRGPVSSAPFIPPPPPVGARPYGPPVFYNDASSFTYFALGPHPGSPGHMPMFPYAPMSSPIPDPHLPSKIVKQIDIIFGIDDNLVKDTYLRQKMDVDGWVPINLIASFKKIRELTDNVQLILDALRASNVVEIQGEKGGKVRRKGNWKMDNSNHHVSYGSSPHSLNISSRI, from the exons ATGGCTACTGCTTCTGACTCCTCCGCCTCTGTTCAATCTGTAAATTCTGTTATTGATCGCCATTCACGGCTCGCGTCGCCTTGTTCATGTTCGAGTATCTCTGATCAGAAGCACGTTTTGCCTTCTGAAATTTTCCTAAACCAATTAATCGCACCACCTGCTAGTTTCTTGGCCGAGGATGGTCAGGCTGAGGGAAGTGAGAATGTTGGTGTAACCAAGAAGTGTGTTTGGAACAATCCTGCTAATGGTGTTGCTCCGCAGGTTGGTGCTTTGATGGGGACAGCATCTTGGCCTGATTTCTCCAAATCAGCTCGTGCTTCCACGAAGGCTTCTTCGAGTTCGACTGATTCTCTTGAAGAACTCTCTCACGAACCAATCATTCTGTCACAG GGGACGTCAGTTGACTCTTGGTCTTCACAGGAAGTAGCAACAAATTCAGCTTCGAACCATGAATCTCCTATCCGCCAGTGTTCTCCGGAGCTAGGTGGTGACAGGACAAGTCACAGAAACATAACAGCCAACGGCAGCTTTTCTCAAGCACCAAATTCACACAGTTCTGTGGTTGAAGCGTCTCCTTTTAAGCCAGTGAAGTCCAGCATCTCTTCGGGGGTATCTCCTAGGGACAACACACGTTGGGATGTTGGACAGAGAGGAGGATCTCACAGTGGGCATGAGCCACACCATCCGCGTGGTCCTTTTAGAAGGAACAACAGTGGACCGCAACTTCAAGGGAATGGTTCTTCTAATCATGGCCATGGTAGCAAACGATACCAGGAACGTTGGATTGATGATTGGAGCTATAACCATCAATCTTTTGGCAGCAGAGTAAACCTTGCACCCCAGCAGAGTGTCGCCTCTCGGCCCTTCATACGTGGTCCAGTTTCAAGTGCTCCTTTTATTCCTCCACCTCCCCCTGTGGGTGCGCGGCCCTATGGTCCCCCAGTGTTCTACAATG ATGCTTCATCTTTTACGTATTTTGCTCTTGGACCCCACCCAGGTTCACCCGGGCACATGCCTATGTTTCCATATGCACCAATGTCGTCTCCCATACCTGATCCTCACTTGCCTTCCAAAATTGTGAAACAGAtagatattatttttggtat TGATGATAATTTGGTGAAGGACACATATTTGCGCCAGAAAATGGATGTGGATGGATGGGTTCCCATAAACTTAATAGCAAGCTTTAAGAAA ATTAGGGAGCTGACAGACAATGTCCAACTTATATTGGATGCTTTGCGAGCTTCGAATGTGGTGGAAATACAG GGAGAAAAG